The following proteins come from a genomic window of Bradyrhizobium paxllaeri:
- a CDS encoding phytanoyl-CoA dioxygenase family protein, translating into MKLTPQQIEFFNREGWLFLPELFSQEEVDFLAREAVSIYDADRPEVWREKSGAPRTAFAAHLYNEAFGVLGAHPRMIEPIEQIFGEKLYMHQFKINAKAAFTGDVWQWHQDYGTWKRDDGMPLPRAMNIAIFLDEVMPINGPLMLVPKSQHAGDLKASHDLETTSYPLWTLDEETVTRLVKEGGIVAPTGKAGGMLMFHGNLVHGSSGNITPYPRKIVYLTLNAVSNYIRTPTRPEYIAHRDFTPIQPVDDDALLRLARAHRQAAE; encoded by the coding sequence ATGAAACTGACGCCACAGCAGATCGAGTTCTTCAATCGCGAAGGCTGGCTGTTCCTGCCCGAACTGTTCAGCCAGGAGGAAGTGGATTTTCTCGCCCGCGAGGCCGTCAGCATCTACGACGCTGATCGACCCGAAGTCTGGCGCGAGAAGAGCGGCGCGCCGCGCACCGCCTTTGCCGCGCACCTCTACAACGAGGCCTTCGGCGTTCTCGGCGCCCATCCGCGCATGATCGAGCCGATCGAGCAGATCTTTGGTGAAAAACTCTACATGCACCAGTTCAAGATCAACGCCAAGGCAGCCTTCACCGGCGACGTCTGGCAGTGGCATCAGGATTACGGCACCTGGAAGCGCGACGACGGCATGCCGCTGCCGCGCGCGATGAACATCGCGATCTTCCTCGACGAGGTGATGCCGATCAACGGCCCCCTGATGCTGGTGCCGAAGAGCCAGCACGCCGGCGACCTCAAGGCCTCGCATGACCTCGAGACCACCTCCTATCCGTTGTGGACGCTGGATGAGGAGACCGTCACCCGCCTCGTCAAGGAAGGCGGCATCGTCGCGCCGACCGGCAAGGCCGGCGGCATGCTGATGTTCCACGGTAACCTGGTGCATGGATCGAGCGGCAACATCACGCCCTACCCGCGCAAGATCGTCTATCTGACGCTGAATGCGGTCTCGAATTACATTCGCACACCGACGCGGCCGGAGTATATCGCGCACCGCGATTTTACCCCGATCCAGCCGGTGGATGACGACGCGCTGTTGCGGCTGGCGCGTGCACATCGGCAGGCGGCCGAGTAG
- a CDS encoding sigma-70 family RNA polymerase sigma factor, whose product MDEKKFLAEKFEANRGHLRAVAYRMLGSTAEVDDAVQETWLRLNRSDTSAVENLGGWLTTVVARVCLDMLRSRKSRREEPMGPHVPEPVADDAHGRDAEMADSVGAALLVVLETLAPAERLAFVLHDMFAVPFEEIAPIVGRTPAAARQLASRARRRVQGTPPPDADFSRQKNIVDAFLKASRDGDFEGLLAVLDPDVVVRADQAAQRLGSQAEIRGATAVAEFFKGRAQAAKPALVDGSLALAVMLGGQLRVVVRLTISGERISAIDAVADSEQIGEFDVTLLA is encoded by the coding sequence ATGGACGAGAAAAAGTTTCTGGCTGAAAAATTCGAGGCCAACCGAGGCCATCTGCGAGCGGTGGCCTACCGGATGCTGGGCTCGACCGCCGAGGTCGACGACGCCGTGCAGGAGACCTGGTTGCGGCTGAACCGCTCCGACACCAGTGCGGTCGAAAACCTTGGCGGCTGGCTGACCACGGTCGTCGCCCGCGTCTGCCTCGACATGCTGCGCTCGCGCAAGTCACGACGCGAGGAGCCGATGGGACCGCATGTGCCGGAGCCTGTCGCTGATGATGCACATGGGCGTGACGCCGAGATGGCCGATTCCGTCGGCGCGGCATTGCTGGTGGTGCTGGAAACGCTGGCCCCGGCCGAACGGCTGGCTTTCGTGCTGCACGACATGTTTGCCGTTCCCTTTGAGGAGATCGCACCGATCGTCGGCCGCACGCCTGCCGCCGCGAGGCAATTGGCCAGCCGCGCCCGCCGCCGGGTGCAGGGTACGCCGCCGCCGGACGCCGATTTCAGCCGACAGAAAAACATCGTCGACGCCTTCCTCAAGGCCTCCCGCGACGGCGATTTCGAAGGCCTGCTCGCGGTGCTGGATCCCGATGTGGTGGTGCGCGCTGATCAAGCAGCGCAGCGGCTCGGTTCGCAAGCTGAAATCAGAGGCGCCACCGCGGTCGCGGAGTTCTTCAAGGGCCGCGCGCAGGCCGCCAAACCGGCGCTGGTCGACGGATCTCTGGCGCTCGCGGTTATGCTCGGCGGGCAATTGCGCGTCGTGGTGCGCCTGACCATCAGCGGCGAACGGATATCGGCGATCGATGCCGTGGCAGACTCCGAACAGATCGGCGAGTTCGATGTAACCCTGCTCGCGTGA
- a CDS encoding carboxymuconolactone decarboxylase family protein, whose translation MQARMNHPVMVVPDAMKALHTLGELTKNSLSEKLLELVHLRASQINGCSVCVDMHAKLARKASETDERLFAVAAWRDTPYFTEGERAALALTEALTRISDRADPVPDEVWGEADKHFDEAELAALILAIANINVWNRLNVAVRQPVGVWKG comes from the coding sequence ATGCAAGCCCGAATGAACCACCCGGTCATGGTTGTTCCCGATGCCATGAAAGCGCTGCACACGCTGGGCGAATTGACCAAGAACAGCCTGTCGGAAAAACTGCTCGAACTGGTGCATCTGCGTGCCAGCCAGATCAATGGTTGCAGCGTCTGCGTCGACATGCACGCAAAACTCGCCAGGAAGGCCAGCGAAACCGACGAGCGCCTGTTCGCGGTGGCGGCCTGGCGCGACACGCCCTATTTCACCGAGGGCGAACGGGCGGCGCTGGCGTTGACGGAAGCGCTGACCCGGATCAGTGACCGCGCCGACCCGGTGCCGGACGAGGTATGGGGCGAGGCCGACAAGCATTTCGACGAGGCGGAGCTCGCCGCGCTGATTCTGGCGATCGCCAACATCAATGTCTGGAACAGGCTCAACGTCGCCGTGCGTCAGCCCGTGGGCGTGTGGAAGGGCTAG
- a CDS encoding adenylate/guanylate cyclase domain-containing protein — MLRPTIRKRILGIALGLIFLMAITSALSTVMTRKIAHQLDELSSKYVEAYGHLARVNVRSLEQALALRRMAIAKMQMPPDNAGFAERQKVYEGMWADIDREAQAARALINAIIDDPSTESDNAKLGRIDDRIEHVSSDLRRYLDDEYKRLLPLLESGSFAEARASLIRTDALRDEFNRKIDEIRADMLAQVRADAKITMRDQNTAIIISVILTVLASVVGLLFSIFVSVGITRPVRRLLDGTRAVEAGRLDGSIDVTTRDEIGQLTTAFNKMVEQLRLKEELRETFGRYVDPRVVEGLIDRQGPTAGDGERRVMTVLFCDMKGFTRLSEGMTPQGLVKVMNHYLSTMSGPIRSHRGIIDKYIGDAIMAYWGPPFTEHSEQARLACLAAVEMANRGQALRTELPELIGVRTVPSDCEVRIGIATGEVLVGSIGSEFMMSYTVMGDAVNLASRLENANKVYGSHSLASEAAIMAAGDAVESREVDRIVVVGQTNPEAVFEIIGRAGELTEPQLVLLARYAEGLAAYRARRWDEARRAFQAALEAVPGDGPSMAMAERVETFRANPPPADWDGAWRLDQK; from the coding sequence ATGCTGCGACCGACCATCCGCAAGCGGATTCTCGGCATCGCCCTGGGTCTGATCTTCCTGATGGCGATCACGTCGGCGCTGTCGACGGTGATGACGCGAAAGATCGCCCACCAGCTCGACGAGCTCAGCTCCAAATATGTCGAGGCCTATGGACATCTGGCGCGCGTGAATGTGCGCTCGCTGGAGCAGGCGCTGGCGTTGCGTCGGATGGCGATCGCCAAGATGCAAATGCCGCCCGACAACGCCGGCTTCGCGGAGCGGCAAAAGGTCTATGAAGGCATGTGGGCGGACATTGACAGGGAGGCGCAGGCCGCGCGCGCCCTGATCAATGCAATCATCGACGACCCCTCGACCGAGTCGGACAATGCAAAGCTCGGCCGGATCGACGACCGGATCGAGCACGTCAGCAGCGACCTCCGCCGCTATCTGGACGATGAGTATAAGCGGTTGTTGCCGCTGCTGGAGAGCGGGAGTTTTGCGGAAGCCCGCGCCAGCCTCATCCGGACCGACGCGCTTCGCGACGAGTTCAACCGCAAGATCGATGAAATCCGCGCGGACATGCTGGCGCAGGTCCGCGCCGACGCCAAGATCACGATGCGCGACCAGAACACGGCTATCATCATCTCCGTGATCCTGACAGTGCTGGCATCGGTCGTCGGGCTTCTGTTCTCGATATTCGTCAGCGTCGGTATCACGCGGCCGGTGAGGCGGCTGCTGGACGGCACCCGCGCGGTAGAGGCCGGCCGGCTCGACGGATCGATCGACGTCACCACGCGCGACGAAATCGGCCAGCTCACGACGGCCTTCAACAAGATGGTCGAACAGTTGCGCCTGAAGGAGGAGTTGCGCGAGACCTTTGGCCGCTATGTCGACCCGCGCGTCGTGGAAGGCTTGATCGACCGGCAGGGCCCGACCGCCGGCGACGGCGAGCGGCGGGTGATGACGGTGCTGTTCTGCGACATGAAAGGGTTTACCCGCCTCAGCGAGGGCATGACGCCGCAAGGCCTCGTCAAGGTGATGAATCACTATTTGTCGACGATGTCGGGGCCGATTCGCAGCCATCGCGGCATCATCGACAAGTATATCGGCGATGCGATCATGGCCTATTGGGGCCCTCCCTTTACCGAGCATAGCGAGCAGGCGCGGCTGGCCTGCCTTGCCGCGGTCGAGATGGCCAACCGCGGCCAGGCGTTGCGAACCGAGCTGCCCGAATTGATCGGCGTTCGCACGGTGCCGAGCGACTGTGAGGTCCGCATCGGCATTGCCACCGGCGAGGTGCTGGTCGGCAGCATCGGCTCGGAATTCATGATGAGCTACACCGTGATGGGCGATGCGGTAAATCTGGCGTCCCGCCTGGAGAACGCCAACAAGGTCTATGGCAGCCATTCGCTGGCTTCGGAGGCCGCGATCATGGCCGCCGGCGACGCGGTCGAATCGCGCGAAGTCGATCGGATCGTGGTGGTTGGCCAGACCAATCCCGAAGCGGTGTTCGAGATCATCGGGCGTGCGGGTGAGCTGACCGAGCCGCAACTCGTGCTGTTGGCGCGGTACGCCGAGGGGCTGGCTGCGTATCGGGCGCGCCGCTGGGATGAGGCGCGTCGGGCTTTTCAGGCGGCGCTTGAGGCGGTCCCCGGCGACGGGCCGTCGATGGCGATGGCCGAACGGGTCGAGACGTTTCGCGCCAACCCACCGCCCGCCGACTGGGATGGCGCCTGGCGTCTCGATCAGAAATGA
- a CDS encoding GntR family transcriptional regulator — translation MIPLDPLPNLIDQVYARILEAITDRSLPPGHRIRQNELAERLGVSRQPVSHALHLLHRQGLVAESGRRGFEVTRLDPERIRQLYEVRGAIDALAARLAAGRAKADLSGRAQLEAALQAGRTIDENTPLARLIALDVDFHSAVYRLAGNPAIEEMIAPQWPHMRRSMATVLAELDYRDSAWAEHEVIAGHILAGNAKAAEAAALAHAQTAGRMTEERLRATDKAA, via the coding sequence ATGATCCCATTGGATCCGCTCCCCAACTTGATCGACCAGGTCTATGCCCGCATCCTCGAGGCGATCACCGACCGTTCGTTGCCGCCCGGGCATCGCATTCGGCAGAACGAGCTGGCGGAAAGGCTCGGCGTTTCGCGGCAGCCGGTGTCCCACGCCCTGCATCTGCTGCACCGGCAGGGCCTCGTGGCCGAAAGCGGCCGCCGCGGCTTTGAAGTGACCCGGCTCGATCCCGAGCGCATCCGCCAGCTCTATGAGGTGCGCGGCGCCATCGACGCGCTGGCCGCCCGGCTCGCCGCCGGCCGCGCCAAGGCCGATCTTTCGGGGCGCGCCCAACTCGAAGCGGCGCTGCAGGCCGGACGGACCATCGATGAGAATACGCCATTGGCGCGCTTGATCGCGCTCGACGTCGACTTTCACAGCGCGGTCTATCGTCTCGCGGGCAATCCCGCGATCGAGGAAATGATCGCGCCGCAATGGCCGCATATGCGCCGCTCGATGGCGACGGTGCTCGCCGAACTCGATTACCGCGACAGCGCCTGGGCCGAGCACGAGGTGATCGCCGGACACATTCTCGCCGGCAACGCCAAGGCGGCGGAGGCAGCCGCACTGGCGCATGCGCAAACGGCTGGACGAATGACCGAGGAGAGACTGAGGGCAACCGACAAGGCGGCATAA
- a CDS encoding alpha/beta fold hydrolase: MQTFHVNGYDMAYLDIGQGAGDGPPLVCVHGSLCDFRIWSSVLGPLTRRHRVIAPSLRHFFPEQWDGVGDTYSIAQHVDDVIGFIEKLDTRPVHLMGHSRGGHICFRVAQRRPDLLRKLILAEPGGELDATLDPAYKPGPSPLAGMIAASAEVIARGDIDGGLQIFMDALEGPGAWKRLPATPKQLLRDNATTLIGQMRDQRPPFSKADAEAIQTPTLFIGGANTKGTLPKVLRALASNVRGSRTEMIPGTTHPMFEQAPQRYCEIVLAYLAED; this comes from the coding sequence ATGCAGACTTTTCACGTCAACGGCTATGACATGGCCTATCTCGACATCGGCCAAGGCGCCGGCGACGGCCCGCCGCTGGTCTGCGTGCACGGCTCGCTGTGCGATTTCCGAATCTGGTCGTCGGTGCTGGGACCCTTGACGCGCCGGCACCGCGTGATCGCCCCCTCGCTGCGACACTTCTTCCCCGAGCAATGGGACGGCGTCGGCGACACCTATTCGATCGCCCAGCATGTGGATGACGTCATCGGCTTCATTGAGAAGCTCGATACCAGGCCGGTCCACCTGATGGGCCATTCCCGCGGCGGTCACATCTGCTTTCGCGTCGCGCAGCGCCGGCCGGATCTGTTGCGCAAGCTGATCCTGGCCGAGCCCGGCGGCGAACTCGACGCCACGCTCGATCCCGCTTACAAGCCCGGCCCCTCGCCGCTCGCCGGCATGATCGCGGCTTCCGCCGAGGTGATCGCGAGAGGTGATATCGACGGCGGGTTGCAGATTTTCATGGATGCGCTGGAAGGTCCCGGCGCGTGGAAACGCCTGCCGGCGACGCCCAAGCAATTGCTACGCGACAATGCCACGACGCTGATCGGCCAAATGCGCGACCAGCGCCCGCCCTTCTCCAAGGCAGATGCAGAGGCGATCCAGACGCCGACGCTGTTCATCGGCGGCGCCAACACCAAGGGCACGCTGCCGAAGGTGCTGAGGGCCCTGGCGTCCAACGTAAGGGGATCGCGCACCGAGATGATCCCGGGCACCACCCATCCGATGTTCGAGCAAGCGCCGCAGAGATATTGCGAGATCGTTTTGGCGTATCTCGCGGAGGACTGA
- a CDS encoding class I SAM-dependent methyltransferase, producing MSSDAAGFTGNIPQHYDQGLGPIIFAEYAADIARRAADSRPARVLETAAGTGIVTRKLRDALPEGTQLTATDLNPPMLGIARAKFQPGEQVAFQPADAIALPFADQSFDAVVCQFGLMFFPDKAKSFSEAYRVLASGGRYLLSVWDSHRYNTFGRIAHEVAGRFFPVDPPQFYSVPFSCHQIDPIKEFLMAAGFGDVGIAVIRQERELPDIAHFARAAVFGNPLIDQIRARGGADPERIVEALEQEYRREFGDKPGRMSIQAIVFLAMKR from the coding sequence ATGAGCAGCGACGCAGCCGGCTTCACTGGCAATATCCCGCAGCATTACGATCAGGGTCTCGGCCCGATCATCTTCGCCGAATACGCCGCCGATATCGCCAGGCGCGCAGCCGATAGCCGTCCGGCGCGGGTACTGGAGACCGCAGCCGGCACCGGCATCGTGACCCGGAAATTGCGTGACGCGTTGCCCGAAGGCACGCAGTTGACCGCAACTGACCTCAACCCGCCGATGCTGGGGATTGCCCGCGCCAAGTTTCAGCCCGGCGAGCAGGTCGCTTTCCAGCCTGCCGATGCGATTGCGCTTCCCTTTGCCGATCAAAGCTTCGATGCGGTCGTCTGTCAGTTTGGGCTGATGTTCTTTCCCGACAAGGCAAAATCCTTTTCCGAAGCCTATCGGGTCCTCGCTTCCGGCGGTCGCTACCTGCTCAGCGTCTGGGATTCGCATCGCTACAATACGTTTGGACGTATCGCGCACGAGGTGGCGGGGCGCTTCTTCCCGGTCGATCCGCCGCAGTTTTACAGCGTGCCGTTCTCCTGCCACCAGATCGATCCGATCAAGGAGTTCTTGATGGCAGCAGGTTTCGGTGACGTCGGCATTGCCGTGATCAGGCAGGAGCGAGAGTTGCCTGACATTGCCCACTTCGCGCGTGCAGCCGTGTTTGGCAACCCGCTGATCGATCAGATCCGGGCGCGCGGCGGTGCCGATCCGGAGCGCATTGTCGAGGCACTGGAGCAGGAATATCGCCGGGAGTTCGGCGATAAGCCTGGCCGGATGTCTATTCAAGCGATCGTGTTTTTGGCGATGAAGAGATAA
- a CDS encoding methylated-DNA--[protein]-cysteine S-methyltransferase — protein MTGHHFTIFDTAIGRCGIVWGERGITSVQLPMGDEKKTRTRLQQRHGDLIEAPPPAKVQAAIDGMVELLEGKPNDLADVVLDLDGVPEFNRGVYDIARTIPPGKTMTYGDIARKLGGVELSRDVGQALGRNPCPIVVPCHRVLAAGNKPGGFSANGGVVTKLKMLEIEGAVVNHTPSLFD, from the coding sequence ATGACCGGGCACCATTTTACGATATTCGACACTGCGATCGGCCGCTGCGGCATCGTGTGGGGCGAGCGCGGCATCACCTCGGTGCAATTGCCGATGGGTGACGAGAAGAAGACCCGCACCCGCCTGCAGCAGCGACATGGCGACCTGATCGAGGCACCACCGCCGGCAAAGGTGCAGGCCGCGATCGACGGCATGGTCGAGCTGCTTGAAGGCAAGCCGAACGATCTCGCCGACGTCGTGCTCGATCTCGACGGCGTTCCCGAATTCAACCGCGGCGTTTACGACATCGCGCGCACCATTCCGCCGGGCAAGACCATGACCTATGGCGATATCGCCAGGAAGCTCGGCGGCGTCGAGCTGTCGCGCGACGTCGGTCAGGCGCTGGGCCGCAACCCCTGTCCGATCGTGGTGCCCTGTCACCGCGTGCTGGCGGCGGGCAACAAGCCCGGCGGCTTCTCCGCCAATGGCGGGGTGGTGACGAAGCTGAAGATGCTGGAAATCGAGGGTGCGGTGGTGAACCACACGCCGAGCCTGTTCGATTGA